TATTGCGTACACTGAGCCAGAAGTGGCTTGGGTTGGTCTGACTGAGAAAGAAGCGAAAGCACAAGGCATCAACTACGAAGTGGCTACTTTCCCATGGGCTGCATCTGGCCGTGCAATCGCGTCTGACTGCTCAGACGGTATGACGAAGATGATCTTCGACAAAGATACTCACCGTGTTATCGGTGGTGCGATTGTTGGTACCAACGGTGGCGAACTGCTGGGCGAAATCGGTCTGGCTATTGAGATGGGCTGTGATGCGGAAGACATCGCACTGACCATCCACGCTCACCCGACTCTGCATGAGTCTGTTGGTCTGGCTGCAGAAGTATTTGAAGGTACGATTACTGATCTACCAAACGCGAAAGCGGTGAAGAAGAAAAAATAATTTCTGATTCTTGAATTGAAAAGCGTCTCTTAGGAGGCGCTTTTTTTATTCTCTTTGCTCAATAATTTGGGCTTGGCGTAAGCATCACTGTATACGTGCAACGACTTGATATATCGATTTTTTGAATCCGTCTTAAAGTTTTTAAGAGGTCGGTGTATTTTTATTTCGATTAGGTCAAAGAAGTGTTTGATAATGTTTCTGAATAATTGAAAAAACGCATAATATTGCGGACATTGCTCGTGTGTTTGTCTGATTCAGCGTAAGCCTTTTGGCTCCCCCTTTTTGACAGGGTTGTGCTCAATACAGCTTTTTTGTCAGCCCTACCTTTTTCTTTTTCAACAATATCAATCAACCGTTTTTGTAGTTTGAGGTTCCCATGTTTGCGTTTAGCCAACTCTCGTTCAAGACCAAGTTATTTATACCGCTTGCGTTTGTCAGTACTATTTTTACCGGCGTCTTAGTGGCGTCCTATCAGACATTTGAAAGACAAATTACGCTCAATGAAGAGCTTAACGAGCAGCTTCAACCGACATTCACTGACATTGAAGATGCCTATCGAGATCTTTACCAATCAATGGGGAGTTTAGAAGGATTGCTGGCGCGAGGTGTATCGCCAGAAACCGTTAAAGCGCAACAGTTCGAGTTTTTTGAAAATGCCCCGCTAGCAGTGAAGCGCATGCAGTCTTTCCAGTCTTTGATTGATTTAGGCATTGTTGATCGTTCCTTGCAGGCAGTACTTAACCGGTTAACGCAGAATACAGAGCGTTGGCTAGGTGAGCTGGAGTTGCTCATTAGTTATCCTTCAACAGCGAAAGCACGCTATGCCCAACATCACCAAGCGCTTTCTAGTGACTTCGCAAGCCTTCGTAATGATATAAAAGTCCTTGAAAAAGCGATTGAGTCAGCAAGCAAACGTGTATCCGGCGAGATTGCTGCTTCTACGATCAGTGCTGAGCGTTTGATTGTTGGCGGTACACTAATAGCACTGATTCTGGCGTTGATTGGAGGAATGGTTATATCCCGTTTGCTGATGCAGCCAATCAATGAAATGTTGGCAGCACTCAGAAATATTGCGTCAGGAGATGGCGATCTGACACAGCGACTGTCAGTGCAATCGCAAGATGAAATTGGACAACTTGGCAACGCATTCAATGAATTTGTGAGCAAGATACAAACCAGTATTGAGCAGGTTGTTGATGCTTCTCATGATGTCCGTGCTCAAACAGAGCAGATTGAAACGGCGATGCGAAGCAGTGTGACGCAAACAGAAAGCCAGCAACGTGAAAGCGACATGATCGCTGCTGCGGTACAGGAAATGAGTGCGAGTAGCTTCCAGATCAGCGAAAACGCTTCGGAAGCAGCAGAAGCGACTCATACTGCGACTCAGGAAGTAGGCGCAGCTCAGGATAGTTTGGCGAGCACTGTGAGCGCCATGGCATCGCTTCGTGAGCGAATTGAGCAGTCACAATCGACCATTGGCACTCTTAATAACGATGTCGACAGCATTGCGTCAATCATCGACGTGATTCGTGGCATCGCAGAACAAACCAACTTACTGGCATTGAATGCGGCGATTGAAGCAGCGCGTGCAGGAGAGCAGGGTAGAGGTTTTGCCGTTGTTGCCGATGAAGTGCGAGTATTAGCAAACAAAACCCAGCAAAGTACAGAAGAGATCCGCGAAATGATTGAGCGCCTTGAAACCGGTACTAAGAATGCCGTGGTAGCAATGGATGAGAGTAGCGAAGCGAGCCAGAAGACTGTCACTCAAATCCAGCAAACCTCCGAATATCTCGATGCAGTATCCACAATGATTGTCACCATCAATGACCAGAACAGTCAGGTCGCAGCAGCGTCTTCTCAGCAAAAGACCGTATCAGAAGACATTAATCGCAACATTCACGGTATCGTGGAGAACGGCAAGCAAGTGCACGATAACTTGGAACAGGTGGAAGGTGTGTGCCTGAATCTGGCGGAAAGAAGCCGACAACTTGACAGCGTGGTCGGTGCTTTCAGAGTCTAAACATTGTCGAACAAAAACGCCGCAATTGCGGCGTTTTTTCATTTTGTTGTCAAAGCTTAAAGTTTGAAGCGTTTTACCAGTTCATCGAGTGTATACGAAAGTTCCCGCAACTCATCGCTGGCACGAGCCATATTACCCGCTGTATCCGCAGTTTGCTGGGTGGTTTCGTTAATGTCTTCGATGTTGCGGTTGATGTCAGCAACAACGGTCGACTGTTCTTCCGTCGCTGTTGCGACTTGAGTGTTTATATCTGAAATCAGTACGATTTGCTCGTTGATATGCATCAGTGCTGAAGAGGCATTCTGTGAGGCATCCGCGCCCTGGAAAGTCAGTTGTTGACTGCACTCCATCGCTTCAACAGCAGATTGCGCTTCTTTCTGCAGATCATCGATCATGGTCTGGATTTCATTGGTGGATTCCGCAGTTCGGCTGGCAAGGCTTCTCACTTCATCTGCAACTACCGCAAAGCCGCGCCCTTGTTCGCCAGCACGTGCCGCTTCAATCGCTGCATTCAAGGCCAGTAAATTGGTTTGTTCTGAAACGCCACGTATAACATCCAAGATTCCACCGATTTGCTGGGTATTACCAGCCAACTTGCGGATCACCTCTGCCATGTTGTCCATGTCAGTGGCGAGCTGCTGAATACTGTCTTGCGCCGACATGACCACGCTCTGGCCCGTCGCCGTTTCATTCGCTGCATTATTGGCTGAATCCGCCGCATGGGCAGCATTGGCAGCGATTTCGTTTACGGTCGCTCCCATTTCATTGATGGCAGTAACGACCAACATGGTGCGGTCACGCTGACTTTGGCTCTGATTCTGGGTCATTTGCGCTTGCTCAGCCACGACAGAAGCCGAGTTGTTCAGTGACTGACTGGTGGCTGCAACATCACCCACCACTTGATGGATTTTGCTGACGAAACCATTGAAGCCCTCTGCAAGCTGGCCGATTTCGTCGTTGCCTTTTACCTCAAGACGTTGGCGTAGGTCGCCTTCACCTTCACCGATATCACGGAAAACTTTCGCCAGATCGGAGATAGGACGGGTGATGGTCGATGCGAGAAACACCGCAGCAACGGCTATCAGCGCACACACCAAGACAGACAGCAGGATGATCTGCTGCGCCGTGCTGGTGAGTTCATCGTAAACTTCGGCGGTCGGCACTTCGGCTACTACAAACCAATCCAGAGAAGGAATATAGCTGGACGCCAAAAGAACATCACGCTCACCAGTTGATGTCGCAATCAGGTTAAAGTCACGTTGAATTAACAGGTCACGAACATTCCCCTGATACATCTGAGAGATGTTACTGCTGCCCATGTGGGCACTGTCGCGGTGCAACTGCACGCGGCCGTCGCGGGAAACCATAAATACAAAGCCACTCTGCTCGACTTTGAACTGGCTCATGAAGTTGACCATGTTATCCATCGAACGGGACAGACCAGCCAACAGGGATCCGTTAAGCTGTTGATAGTTTACAAACAGCTTCAGGTCGCCGTTATCTTCCCGGTATACACTGGTGGTGCGCGCTTTACCGCTGCTGACCAGTTTAAAGAACCAGGAGCTGTCCTCAGGTTTCAGCTGACGTAGAAAGCCGTCCTGGTTCCAGTAGTCACCGTTTGCACGGTTGGCGACAGAAGCATCTGTTAATTGGTATTGTTGTTTAAGGGATTGAAGTGTCTCAACGATATCCGACTTGGCGCGTGGATCTCCATTAGCCTGAACGGCGGTTGTCATCATTGGCATACTGGCCAGTTGTTCTGCGGCGGCTTTCAGTTGGGTGACACTTTGCTCCACTTCTTCACGGATATTAGCGAGAAGTAATGGTAGCTCATTGTCGAGCAGGCGCGCCTCTACCATACCGTGGGCTTTGGTAAGACTCAGGAAACTGACAAGGGTGGTGGAAGCGATAACCGCTGAGATCATCGCAAAAATGAGTTTCTGTTTTATAGTTAACCGCGTGAAATACATGCTTTTCTCCGTGGTGCCGATATGCGTTCGGCGTCGTTATTAGCGTTCATGGAACATTGAAATTGCAAGGCAGCAAAAAATGTTGATTAGGCTTCTAAAGGGCAGGTTGGTTACTGCAGCGGTACTGTTGTCGGCCACGCTGTCTGCATCTTTAGCGTTTGCGGAAAATAATTCTCAAAGACCAACTATTGGTTTGGTATTGGGTGGCGGGGGGGCGAAAGGCGCGGCACACGTAGGCGTGCTCAAGGCTTTGGAAGAACTGCACATCCCCGTTGACTACATTGCTGGTACCAGCATGGGTGCCTATGTAGGTGGACTTTATGCCACAGGCATGAGTGCTGATGAAATTGGCGCCATGATGGAATCCATTGACTGGAATGAAGGTTATCAGGACAGAGTTTACCGCGGCGACCGTCGTATCCGAGACAAAGAGCATGAAGACCGTTATAACCTCTCCACCAATCTCGGCTTCGATTTTAAAAGTCTAAAAACACCGCAAGGGGTTGTTCAGGGTCAGAATATGATCCGTATTCTTCGAGACTCGACGGGTAATCTTCCTTCCTTTGCATCGTTTGACCAAATGGTGGTGCCATACCGAGCCGTTGCAACAGACATTGAGCGATTGATTCCCGTTGTCATCGGTGATGGGCAACTAACCGAAGCTATGCTTGCAAGTATGGCTGTGCCGGGGGCATTGCCTCCTGTGGAGCTGGATGGGCATTATCTGGTCGATGGCGGTTCAGTCAATAACTTACCTGTTGATGTAGCGAAAGCCTTGGGTGCTGATATTGTCATTGCTGTCGATATTAGTACGGACTACTACTCGGCAGAAGAGCTGGGCTCTTACCTTCAGGTTATGAATCAGTTGGTCAACTTTATGGTTCGCCAGAGCACGGAAAAACAAATCGGAAACATGGATAAGAACGATTTCCTGCTGACCCCAGATGTGGGTGACATGGAAACCACCGAGTTTGACCGTGTGCCGGAAGCCCTGCAGAAAGGCTATGAGATTGCCATGGTCAACCGGGATGCTCTGGAAAGGATCAGCATGACTTCCGGTGAATATCAGGAGTATGTGGAAGAGAAACAAAAGCGCCGCCGAATGATGCTTTACGGTGACACGTTGGATGTGGACCGCATCGTGATTAATAACGCCACCAGCTTCTCTGACGAAGTGCTTAAAGCTCGCCTAGACCTGCAAACCGGCAAAATGGACTCAGAGAATCTCGAGAAGTCAGTACAGAACCTCTATGCGCTGGATCGTTTCGAAACCGTTCGTTACCACCTTGAACAGAAAGGTAAGGAGAACGTGTTAGTCGTGGATGTAACAGAGAAAAGTTGGGGGCCGAACTTTGTCGACTTTCGCTTTGCACTGGAGGATAACTTTGAGTCAGACACCAATTTCTCTGCAGGTGTCAGCATCAATACCACAGGTCTGTCTGATTACGGCGCAGAGCTGCGATCTACCTTTGAATTGGGTACCGATAAGAAAGCCCAAGCCGAGCTGTATTTGCCGTTTTCTGCTGAGCAGACCTTCTTCACTGAAATACTTGGCGGGTTGGAGGTGAGAGAGCGTGACGAGTATTACCGTAACGAAGAACCTACTCTGGGTGATGATACTTTCACTCTAGGAACACGGTACAGCGAGATTCTGGGTGACGTTAGTGTGGGTTGGCAGCCTGTGCTCTGGGGTGAGTTTAAACTGGGTTATCGACATCTCATCGGAGAAGAGGATCAAGCAGGCGGATTGTTTGTTCAAGATTACGAGCGTGCTATGCCCTATGTCTCATTGACGCTGGACACCTTGGATAACCGTGTTTTTCCGAACTATGGCGCCTATTTTGATGCGTCTTTGGGTTATGCACGCGACAAGCTCAAATCTAAAGATGAACGCTCGGACAGTGAAGCTGCAGTTTTGAATATCGAAGGCATTTACGCCCAAAACTGGGGCAAGCACACCCTTTACGGCAAAGCGAAATATGGCACCATCAATGCCAGAGTGGGCAACGTATTGATTGAGCCACATGAGCTGGGTGGCTTTCTGAACCTGTCAGGTATCCCAAGAGATTCGCTCTGGGCGAACAATATCGCTTACAGTGCATTGGTTTATCGCTATCGTCTGCTGGATAACGACTTTGGGTTGTTTAAATCTCCTGTGTATTTAGGTACTTCCTTCGAATACGGTGGAGTGTGGAACAACCCAGACTTTTCACTAAAAGATATACCGTTTTACACCGCAGGCAGTATATTTGCTGGGGTCGATTCACCATTGGGGCCAATCATTGTCGCCTATGGTCGTACAGAAAATGATCTCGATTCGTTCTATTTTATAGTTGGGTCCCAATTCTAAAGGACGCAGAGAACTAAGTGACCACTTCGTTCTCACTGATAAATCAATTGTTTCATTCCATGCCCGGAATTTAAAATTTGGTTAAAAAGTGATAACATGCCAGCTTCGTTATGCAGGGCACCATAGAAAGATAGCTACCTCCTACATTTCATCCGGTGCCTGCTAGCCGAGCTTAATTCCAAGGATGTCTGGCCGCGACGGCCGGACCGCAATATGAGGAAAACGTCGTGCTTGAAGCCTATCGTAAACACGTCGAAGAACGTGCTGCTCAGGGCATCGTCCCTAAACCACTTGATGCGGAGCAAACCGCAGCCCTAATTGAACTGCTCAAGAACCCACCTGCCGGTGAAGAAAGCACTATTATCGATCTGCTGGAAAACCGAATTCCACCAGGCGTAGACGAAGCGGCATATGTTAAAGCTTGCTTCTTGTCTGCTGTCGCGAAGGGCGAAGACAGCTCTCCACTGATCAGCAAAGAGCGCGCAGTTGAACTGCTTGGCACCATGCAAGGCGGCTACAACATCGAATCACTGGTCGCTCTGCTGGATGATGACGCACTGGCGCCAATTTCGGCTAAAGCGCTCTCTCACACTCTGCTGATGTTCGATGCTTTCTACGACGTAGAAGAAAAAGCGAAAGCGGGTAACGCATTTGCGAAGCAGGTAATGGAGTCTTGGGCGGAAGCTGAGTGGTTCCTTTCCAAGCCGAATGTTCCTGAAAAAGTCACCCTGACAGTATTTAAAGTGACGGGTGAAACAAACACTGATGACCTCTCACCAGCACCGGATGCATGGTCTCGTCCAGACATTCCACTGCACGCCCTGGCGATGCTGAAAAACGAGCGCGACGGTATCAACCCTGACCAAGCGGGCGTGGTTGGTCCAATCAAGCAAATTGAAGCGCTGAAAGAAAAAGGTCACCAACTGGTTTACGTGGGTGACGTTGTCGGTACGGGTTCATCCCGTAAGTCTGCGACCAACTCTGTGCTCTGGTTCATGGGCGATGACATTCCAAACGTTCCAAACAAGCGCGCAGGCGGTTTCTGTCTGGGTGGCAAAATTGCCCCTATCTTCTTCAACACCATGGAAGATGCTGGTGCACTGCCAATCGAGCTGGACGTTTCCAAGCTGAATATGGGTGATGTGATTGACATCTACCCGTTCAAAGGTGAAGTTCGCAGCCATGGCTCTGACGATGTGCTGTCCACCTTCTCCCTGAAAACTGACGTACTTTACGATGAAGTACGCGCAGGTGGCCGTATCCCTCTGATCATTGGCCGTGGCCTGACAGACCGTGCGCGTGAAGCACTGGGTCTGGCTCCATCTGACGTTTTCCGTCGTCCACAACCAGTGGCTGACTCTGGCAAAGGCTTTACCCTTGGTCAGAAGATGGTTGGTAAGGCATGTGGCGTTGAAGGTATCCGCCCAGGTACTTATTGTGAGCCTAAGATGACCACAGTCGGTTCTCAGGACACCACCGGTCCTATGACCCGTGATGAGCTGAAAGATCTGGCATGTCTGGGCTTCTCTGCTGATCTGACTATGCAGTCTTTCTGTCACACTTCGGCGTATCCTAAGCCAGTTGATGTGAACACTCACCACACGCTGCCAGATTTCATCATGAACCGCGGCGGTGTTTCCCTGCGTCCGGGTGATGGTGTTATCCACTCATGGCTGAACCGTATGTTGTTGCCAGATACTGTAGGTACCGGCGGTGACTCACACACCCGTTTCCCACTGGGCATTTCGTTCCCAGCAGGTTCTGGTCTGGTTGCATTCGCAGCGGCGACAGGTGTGATGCCTCTGGATATGCCAGAATCAATCCTTGTTCGTTTCAAAGGTGAAATGCAGCCAGGTATCACTCTGCGTGACCTTGTACATGCGATCCCTTACTACGCCATCAAGCAAGGCCTGCTGACCGTAGAGAAAGCCGGTAAGATCAACGCATTCTCTGGCCGCATTCTTGAAATCGAAGGTGTTGAGCACCTGACGGTTGAGCAGGCATTCGAACTGTCTGATGCATCAGCAGAGCGTTCTGCTGCGGGCTGTACTGTGAAGCTGTCTCAAGAGTCAGTTGCCGAGTACCTGTCTTCTAACATCGTGATGCTGAAGTGGATGATCAGCGAAGGCTACGGCGATCGTCGTACCATCGAACGTCGTATCTCTGCGATGGAAGCATGGCTGGCGAACCCAGAGCTGATGGAAGCTGACGCAGATGCCGAATATGCAGAAGTGATCGAAATCGATCTGGCTGAGATCAACGAGCCAATCCTGTGTGCGCCAAACGACCCAGACGATGCGCGTCTGCTGTCTGACGTTGCTGGTGACAAGGTCGATGAAGTATTCATCGGTTCTTGTATGACCAACATCGGCCACTTCCGTGCAGCAGGTAAACTGTTGGATAAATTCGGTGGCACGCTGGAGACCCGTCTGTGGGTTGCTCCACCGACTAAGATGGACCGTGATCAGCTGACTGAAGAAGGCTACTACGGTATCTATGGCCGCGCTGGCGTACGTATCGAAACTCCGGGCTGTTCACTGTGTATGGGTAACCAAGCGCGTGTTGCTGACAAGGCAACTGTACTGTCTACCTCTACCCGTAACTTCCCGAACCGTCTAGGCACAGGTGCGAATGTTTACCTGTCGTCTGCTGAGCTGGCATCTGTTGGTGCTATCTTGGGTCGTATCCCAACGGTTGAAGAGTATCTGGAATACGCGAAGCAAATCGATGCAACAGCGGCAGATACCTACCGTTACCTGAACTTCCACCGTATGGATCAATACACCAAGAAAGCGGACGAAGTGATTATCCAAGCAGCGGTTTAATGCTTGAAGAACTGATAAAAGAGAGCCTCCCATTTGGGAGGCTTTGTTCGTTATAGGGGATACTGATTTCCTGGGTCCTGGGTCCTGGGTCCTGGGTCCTAGGTCCTAGATCCTAGCTTCAATGTTCTCGCGATGTTCTGGGCGGTCAGTTCAACGTTCTCTTTCGCATTCGCGAGTGCATCTTCCAACGTACAGGCACCCGATACCACGCTAAACAGTGCATCTATGCCGTGGTCATAAACCACAACGCTATCTTGAGTGATGCCGCCTGCGATGCCTATGACTGGTAGGTTAAATTGCTTGGCACAGCGCGCCACACCTATTGGGGTTTTGCCGTGAATGGTTTGGCTGTCGATACGGCCTTCGCCCGTGATGACTAGATCCGCATCTTTCAGTTGCTCTGACAGGTTAACGGCATCCATAACGATTTCGATACCCGGACGCAGGTCAGCATTGAAAATGCCCATTAATGCTGCGCCCATACCACCTGCCGCACCGGCACCCGCGCTATTTTTAACGTCACTACCAAGCTCTGATTTCATTATGTCAGCATAATGAGCAAGGTTGGCATCCAACGTTCTGATCATCTCTGGTGTAGCCCCTTTTTGAGGGCCGAAAATCGCTGACGCGCCTTTCTGTCCACACAGTGGGTTATCGACATCACATGCGACTTCAAGTTTTACGCTCTTGAGGCGTGAGTCGACATCGCTGCAATCAATGGTGTGAAGCCTTGCTAGTGCACCGCCACCAAAGCTAATTACTTGCCCGTCTTCATCCAGTAGTTTAACGCCAAGTGCCTGAGCCATACCTGCACCACCATCATTGGTTGAGCTGCCACCGATACCTACGATTAGGTGCTTAGCGCCATTGTTCAGGGCGGCTTTAATCAGTTCGCCGGTGCCGAAGCTGGTCGTCACCAGAGGGTTACGCTCTGCGGGCGGAACCAAATGAAGACCAGAGGCGGCAGCCATCTCGATGACGGCGGTTTCGCCATCACCCAGTAGGCCAAAGAACCCTTTAACCGGCGCACCAAGAGGCCCCGTGACTTCTATATGAATAATACTGCCGCCTGTGGCATCAACCAGTGATTGCACTGTACCCTCGCCACCGTCTGCCATGGGCAGTTTAGTGAAACGCCAAGCAGGAAGAACGGTCTTGAAACCGTTTTCTATGGCCTGAGCGACTTCTGCGGCACTCAGGCTTTCTTTATAAGAATCAGGGGCAATGACGACATGCATTCTTGGGCTCCAAAAAACAAATTACAGAAGTATTAAACTAAGAATATAGACTGTGACAATACCCGTCAGACCTTGTATCAGGGTGGCTATGGTTTGCGCGCGGTACGCAGTGCTCACCGACATTTTGCTGAACTGGGTGACGACCCAGAAGAAGCTGTCATTGGCGTGTGAGACTGTCATTGCTCCAGCTCCA
The nucleotide sequence above comes from Grimontia kaedaensis. Encoded proteins:
- a CDS encoding methyl-accepting chemotaxis protein — its product is MYFTRLTIKQKLIFAMISAVIASTTLVSFLSLTKAHGMVEARLLDNELPLLLANIREEVEQSVTQLKAAAEQLASMPMMTTAVQANGDPRAKSDIVETLQSLKQQYQLTDASVANRANGDYWNQDGFLRQLKPEDSSWFFKLVSSGKARTTSVYREDNGDLKLFVNYQQLNGSLLAGLSRSMDNMVNFMSQFKVEQSGFVFMVSRDGRVQLHRDSAHMGSSNISQMYQGNVRDLLIQRDFNLIATSTGERDVLLASSYIPSLDWFVVAEVPTAEVYDELTSTAQQIILLSVLVCALIAVAAVFLASTITRPISDLAKVFRDIGEGEGDLRQRLEVKGNDEIGQLAEGFNGFVSKIHQVVGDVAATSQSLNNSASVVAEQAQMTQNQSQSQRDRTMLVVTAINEMGATVNEIAANAAHAADSANNAANETATGQSVVMSAQDSIQQLATDMDNMAEVIRKLAGNTQQIGGILDVIRGVSEQTNLLALNAAIEAARAGEQGRGFAVVADEVRSLASRTAESTNEIQTMIDDLQKEAQSAVEAMECSQQLTFQGADASQNASSALMHINEQIVLISDINTQVATATEEQSTVVADINRNIEDINETTQQTADTAGNMARASDELRELSYTLDELVKRFKL
- a CDS encoding patatin-like phospholipase family protein — encoded protein: MLIRLLKGRLVTAAVLLSATLSASLAFAENNSQRPTIGLVLGGGGAKGAAHVGVLKALEELHIPVDYIAGTSMGAYVGGLYATGMSADEIGAMMESIDWNEGYQDRVYRGDRRIRDKEHEDRYNLSTNLGFDFKSLKTPQGVVQGQNMIRILRDSTGNLPSFASFDQMVVPYRAVATDIERLIPVVIGDGQLTEAMLASMAVPGALPPVELDGHYLVDGGSVNNLPVDVAKALGADIVIAVDISTDYYSAEELGSYLQVMNQLVNFMVRQSTEKQIGNMDKNDFLLTPDVGDMETTEFDRVPEALQKGYEIAMVNRDALERISMTSGEYQEYVEEKQKRRRMMLYGDTLDVDRIVINNATSFSDEVLKARLDLQTGKMDSENLEKSVQNLYALDRFETVRYHLEQKGKENVLVVDVTEKSWGPNFVDFRFALEDNFESDTNFSAGVSINTTGLSDYGAELRSTFELGTDKKAQAELYLPFSAEQTFFTEILGGLEVRERDEYYRNEEPTLGDDTFTLGTRYSEILGDVSVGWQPVLWGEFKLGYRHLIGEEDQAGGLFVQDYERAMPYVSLTLDTLDNRVFPNYGAYFDASLGYARDKLKSKDERSDSEAAVLNIEGIYAQNWGKHTLYGKAKYGTINARVGNVLIEPHELGGFLNLSGIPRDSLWANNIAYSALVYRYRLLDNDFGLFKSPVYLGTSFEYGGVWNNPDFSLKDIPFYTAGSIFAGVDSPLGPIIVAYGRTENDLDSFYFIVGSQF
- a CDS encoding glycerate kinase produces the protein MHVVIAPDSYKESLSAAEVAQAIENGFKTVLPAWRFTKLPMADGGEGTVQSLVDATGGSIIHIEVTGPLGAPVKGFFGLLGDGETAVIEMAAASGLHLVPPAERNPLVTTSFGTGELIKAALNNGAKHLIVGIGGSSTNDGGAGMAQALGVKLLDEDGQVISFGGGALARLHTIDCSDVDSRLKSVKLEVACDVDNPLCGQKGASAIFGPQKGATPEMIRTLDANLAHYADIMKSELGSDVKNSAGAGAAGGMGAALMGIFNADLRPGIEIVMDAVNLSEQLKDADLVITGEGRIDSQTIHGKTPIGVARCAKQFNLPVIGIAGGITQDSVVVYDHGIDALFSVVSGACTLEDALANAKENVELTAQNIARTLKLGSRT
- the acnB gene encoding bifunctional aconitate hydratase 2/2-methylisocitrate dehydratase; translated protein: MLEAYRKHVEERAAQGIVPKPLDAEQTAALIELLKNPPAGEESTIIDLLENRIPPGVDEAAYVKACFLSAVAKGEDSSPLISKERAVELLGTMQGGYNIESLVALLDDDALAPISAKALSHTLLMFDAFYDVEEKAKAGNAFAKQVMESWAEAEWFLSKPNVPEKVTLTVFKVTGETNTDDLSPAPDAWSRPDIPLHALAMLKNERDGINPDQAGVVGPIKQIEALKEKGHQLVYVGDVVGTGSSRKSATNSVLWFMGDDIPNVPNKRAGGFCLGGKIAPIFFNTMEDAGALPIELDVSKLNMGDVIDIYPFKGEVRSHGSDDVLSTFSLKTDVLYDEVRAGGRIPLIIGRGLTDRAREALGLAPSDVFRRPQPVADSGKGFTLGQKMVGKACGVEGIRPGTYCEPKMTTVGSQDTTGPMTRDELKDLACLGFSADLTMQSFCHTSAYPKPVDVNTHHTLPDFIMNRGGVSLRPGDGVIHSWLNRMLLPDTVGTGGDSHTRFPLGISFPAGSGLVAFAAATGVMPLDMPESILVRFKGEMQPGITLRDLVHAIPYYAIKQGLLTVEKAGKINAFSGRILEIEGVEHLTVEQAFELSDASAERSAAGCTVKLSQESVAEYLSSNIVMLKWMISEGYGDRRTIERRISAMEAWLANPELMEADADAEYAEVIEIDLAEINEPILCAPNDPDDARLLSDVAGDKVDEVFIGSCMTNIGHFRAAGKLLDKFGGTLETRLWVAPPTKMDRDQLTEEGYYGIYGRAGVRIETPGCSLCMGNQARVADKATVLSTSTRNFPNRLGTGANVYLSSAELASVGAILGRIPTVEEYLEYAKQIDATAADTYRYLNFHRMDQYTKKADEVIIQAAV
- a CDS encoding methyl-accepting chemotaxis protein; this translates as MASYQTFERQITLNEELNEQLQPTFTDIEDAYRDLYQSMGSLEGLLARGVSPETVKAQQFEFFENAPLAVKRMQSFQSLIDLGIVDRSLQAVLNRLTQNTERWLGELELLISYPSTAKARYAQHHQALSSDFASLRNDIKVLEKAIESASKRVSGEIAASTISAERLIVGGTLIALILALIGGMVISRLLMQPINEMLAALRNIASGDGDLTQRLSVQSQDEIGQLGNAFNEFVSKIQTSIEQVVDASHDVRAQTEQIETAMRSSVTQTESQQRESDMIAAAVQEMSASSFQISENASEAAEATHTATQEVGAAQDSLASTVSAMASLRERIEQSQSTIGTLNNDVDSIASIIDVIRGIAEQTNLLALNAAIEAARAGEQGRGFAVVADEVRVLANKTQQSTEEIREMIERLETGTKNAVVAMDESSEASQKTVTQIQQTSEYLDAVSTMIVTINDQNSQVAAASSQQKTVSEDINRNIHGIVENGKQVHDNLEQVEGVCLNLAERSRQLDSVVGAFRV